The Candidatus Thiodiazotropha endoloripes genome has a window encoding:
- a CDS encoding GNAT family N-acetyltransferase, with protein sequence MKFNDSFREIVVLEGARRIVLRLIKANDKALLQQGFDSLSDESRLRRFMAEKRSLSQQELAYFTEVDQMDHFALGMVLLDESGNETEGVAIGRFIRLAGDAETAEVGLTVADSMQGQGLGQLLLERLVSAALERGIKRFRFECLAYNQEIKQLVLKVCKEAVFRYDEGVMIAEATLPAPSWVPPVYNPLDLMDGLVRQMQSMFSGAFKYQSGVGMDLMRQGLDVPFKLRHY encoded by the coding sequence TTGAAATTTAACGATTCATTCCGCGAGATAGTGGTCCTGGAAGGTGCCCGGCGGATCGTATTACGTTTGATTAAAGCCAATGATAAGGCGTTACTGCAGCAGGGATTTGATTCACTTTCAGACGAATCCCGCCTACGTCGGTTCATGGCAGAGAAGCGATCTCTCTCACAGCAGGAGCTGGCTTACTTCACAGAAGTGGACCAGATGGACCACTTCGCCCTGGGCATGGTACTGCTCGATGAGTCGGGAAATGAAACAGAAGGGGTAGCGATTGGCCGCTTCATTCGCCTGGCGGGTGATGCGGAAACGGCGGAAGTCGGTCTGACGGTAGCCGACTCCATGCAGGGGCAAGGGTTGGGTCAACTGTTACTGGAACGGTTGGTCTCGGCAGCCCTCGAACGGGGAATCAAACGTTTCCGTTTCGAGTGTCTTGCGTATAACCAGGAGATAAAACAGCTGGTTCTGAAGGTGTGTAAAGAGGCCGTCTTTCGCTATGACGAAGGTGTCATGATCGCTGAAGCCACCCTGCCGGCGCCATCATGGGTGCCCCCGGTCTACAACCCGCTGGATCTCATGGACGGGCTGGTGCGACAGATGCAGAGTATGTTCTCAGGCGCTTTTAAATATCAGTCGGGTGTGGGCATGGATCTGATGCGACAGGGTCTGGATGTGCCGTTCAAGCTTCGGCACTATTGA